In a genomic window of Brassica rapa cultivar Chiifu-401-42 chromosome A10, CAAS_Brap_v3.01, whole genome shotgun sequence:
- the LOC103844552 gene encoding thiamine pyrophosphokinase 1 isoform X1 gives MNESLIQKKKYNINHLISPFPMSGMEQVMIHSSSFLLPSIPADEASAYAIVVLNQKLPRFTPLLWEHAKLRLCADGGANRIYDELPLFFPHEDALLIRNRYKPDVIKGDMDSIRPDVLNFYVSLGTKVIDESHDQDTTDLDKCILFIRDSTLNQESSKLQILATGALGGRFDHEAGNLNVLYRYPDTRIILLSDDCLIQLLPKTHRHEIRIQPSLQGPHCGLIPIGAPSAKTTTTGLQWDLNNTEMRFGGLVSTSNMVKGEKITVESDSDLLWTISIKKQDSTRP, from the exons ATGAATGAGAgtttaatacaaaaaaaaaagtataatataaatcatctcatctcgcCGTTTCCGATGTCAGGCATGGAACAAGTAATGATTCACTCTTCGAGCTTTCTCCTCCCGTCGATTCCCGCCGACGAAGCTTCAGCATACGCTATCGTCGTTCTTAACCAGAAGCTACCACGATTCACTCCTCTTCTCTGGGAACATG CAAAACTCCGTCTTTGTGCTGATGGAGGCGCTAATCGCATCTACGAtgagttacctctcttcttccCTCACGAAGACGCTCTCCTCATCCGTAACAG GTATAAACCAGATGTTATCAAGGGAGATATGGACTCTATTCGCCCTGATGTCCTCAACTTTTATGTAAGCTTG GGAACTAAAGTGATAGATGAATCTCATGATCAAGACACCACTGATCTTGATAAATGCATCTTGTTTATCCGTGACTCTACGCTGAATCAAGAGAGTAGCAAA CTCCAGATTCTTGCTACAGGGGCACTCGGGGGAAGATTTGATCACGAAGCCGGTAATCTCAACGTCTTGTATCGATATCCAGACACTAGGATAATCCTTTTGTCTGATGACTGCCTCATCCAACTCCTTCCAAAGACTCATCGACACGAGATTCGAATTCAGCCTTCTCTCCAAGGACCTCACTGTGGACTCATCCCTATCGGCGCTCCATCTGCCAAAACCACAACCACAGGGCTTCAATGGGATCTCA ACAACACTGAGATGAGGTTTGGTGGATTAGTAAGTACATCGAATATGGTTAAAGGGGAGAAAATCACAGTTGAATCGGATTCAGATCTTTTGTGGACGATATCCATCAAGAAACAAGACTCCACAAGACCTTAG
- the LOC103844552 gene encoding thiamine pyrophosphokinase 1 isoform X2 — protein sequence MNESLIQKKKYNINHLISPFPMSGMEQVMIHSSSFLLPSIPADEASAYAIVVLNQKLPRFTPLLWEHAKLRLCADGGANRIYDELPLFFPHEDALLIRNRYKPDVIKGDMDSIRPDVLNFYVSLGTKVIDESHDQDTTDLDKCILFIRDSTLNQESSKILATGALGGRFDHEAGNLNVLYRYPDTRIILLSDDCLIQLLPKTHRHEIRIQPSLQGPHCGLIPIGAPSAKTTTTGLQWDLNNTEMRFGGLVSTSNMVKGEKITVESDSDLLWTISIKKQDSTRP from the exons ATGAATGAGAgtttaatacaaaaaaaaaagtataatataaatcatctcatctcgcCGTTTCCGATGTCAGGCATGGAACAAGTAATGATTCACTCTTCGAGCTTTCTCCTCCCGTCGATTCCCGCCGACGAAGCTTCAGCATACGCTATCGTCGTTCTTAACCAGAAGCTACCACGATTCACTCCTCTTCTCTGGGAACATG CAAAACTCCGTCTTTGTGCTGATGGAGGCGCTAATCGCATCTACGAtgagttacctctcttcttccCTCACGAAGACGCTCTCCTCATCCGTAACAG GTATAAACCAGATGTTATCAAGGGAGATATGGACTCTATTCGCCCTGATGTCCTCAACTTTTATGTAAGCTTG GGAACTAAAGTGATAGATGAATCTCATGATCAAGACACCACTGATCTTGATAAATGCATCTTGTTTATCCGTGACTCTACGCTGAATCAAGAGAGTAGCAAA ATTCTTGCTACAGGGGCACTCGGGGGAAGATTTGATCACGAAGCCGGTAATCTCAACGTCTTGTATCGATATCCAGACACTAGGATAATCCTTTTGTCTGATGACTGCCTCATCCAACTCCTTCCAAAGACTCATCGACACGAGATTCGAATTCAGCCTTCTCTCCAAGGACCTCACTGTGGACTCATCCCTATCGGCGCTCCATCTGCCAAAACCACAACCACAGGGCTTCAATGGGATCTCA ACAACACTGAGATGAGGTTTGGTGGATTAGTAAGTACATCGAATATGGTTAAAGGGGAGAAAATCACAGTTGAATCGGATTCAGATCTTTTGTGGACGATATCCATCAAGAAACAAGACTCCACAAGACCTTAG
- the LOC103844552 gene encoding thiamine pyrophosphokinase 1 isoform X3 → MDSIRPDVLNFYVSLGTKVIDESHDQDTTDLDKCILFIRDSTLNQESSKLQILATGALGGRFDHEAGNLNVLYRYPDTRIILLSDDCLIQLLPKTHRHEIRIQPSLQGPHCGLIPIGAPSAKTTTTGLQWDLNNTEMRFGGLVSTSNMVKGEKITVESDSDLLWTISIKKQDSTRP, encoded by the exons ATGGACTCTATTCGCCCTGATGTCCTCAACTTTTATGTAAGCTTG GGAACTAAAGTGATAGATGAATCTCATGATCAAGACACCACTGATCTTGATAAATGCATCTTGTTTATCCGTGACTCTACGCTGAATCAAGAGAGTAGCAAA CTCCAGATTCTTGCTACAGGGGCACTCGGGGGAAGATTTGATCACGAAGCCGGTAATCTCAACGTCTTGTATCGATATCCAGACACTAGGATAATCCTTTTGTCTGATGACTGCCTCATCCAACTCCTTCCAAAGACTCATCGACACGAGATTCGAATTCAGCCTTCTCTCCAAGGACCTCACTGTGGACTCATCCCTATCGGCGCTCCATCTGCCAAAACCACAACCACAGGGCTTCAATGGGATCTCA ACAACACTGAGATGAGGTTTGGTGGATTAGTAAGTACATCGAATATGGTTAAAGGGGAGAAAATCACAGTTGAATCGGATTCAGATCTTTTGTGGACGATATCCATCAAGAAACAAGACTCCACAAGACCTTAG